A stretch of Gemmobacter fulvus DNA encodes these proteins:
- a CDS encoding molybdopterin-dependent oxidoreductase gives MTGFTLNGHPARLTVNPTRRLSDVLREEAALTGTKVGCDAGDCGACTVLLDGQPVCACLTPAARAEGRSITTIEASDPILDALRHSFLRHGAAQCGICTPGMLLTATALLRQNPAPTRAEAEAALGGVLCRCTGYAAILTAVCTALAPDPMAKLTGAVGEAIPRLDGAAKVAGDLFGADLWQAGGLVLRAIRAPHPHAAFRFGDLAGWAADHRAQVFTAADIPGRNAFGVIPAFADQPALATSPTRFQGEAVALLAFEDLGPTPDLSSFPIQWQPLPPLLDLALAEAADAPQLHPDRPGNRLIEGRVIKGDADAALTKAAFTVSGRMDTAFVEHAYIEPEAGSAWMEGETLCIRACTQAPVMDRDEVAAILALPPDRVRILPSAVGGGFGSKLDVSLQPLLGLVALKTGRPVRMTYGRAESMASTTKRHPGQMRATLGCDAEGTLVGMTFDGSFNTGAYASWGPTVANRVPVHASGPYRMPALHAKARAIHTHGPVSGAFRGFGVPQATLLQETLLDQLAEAAGRDRLAFRLHNALRAGNATATGQRLGAPGIHACLTALVPHWQRALTEATPHPTLKRGVGIAACWYGCGNTSLPNPSTIRLGLTPQGALVLHQGATDIGQGSNTVIAQIAAQALGLPLAAFQLIGPDTALTPDAGKTSASRQTYVSGRAALAAGAALRAEILRRLNMGDGARLSLADSVLTATEGGQTASLALDPLPANAFGYALMAEESYDPPTAPLDAAGQGTPYAVYGFGAQMVELEVDITLGTTRLIRITAAHDVGRAINPTLARGQIEGGIAQGIGLALMEEYLPGRTDNLHDYLIPTTGDVPPITSLLIEVPDPEGPFGAKGLGEHTLIPTAPAILNAIRHATGVVLTQVPALPHRLRAALREAGP, from the coding sequence ATGACCGGCTTCACCCTCAACGGCCACCCCGCCCGCCTGACCGTCAACCCGACGCGCCGCCTGTCGGATGTGCTGCGCGAAGAGGCGGCGCTGACCGGCACCAAGGTCGGCTGCGATGCGGGCGATTGCGGGGCCTGCACCGTGCTGCTGGACGGCCAGCCGGTCTGTGCCTGCCTGACCCCCGCCGCCCGCGCCGAAGGCCGCAGCATCACCACGATCGAGGCATCCGACCCGATCCTCGATGCGCTGCGCCACAGCTTTCTGCGCCATGGCGCGGCGCAATGCGGCATCTGCACCCCCGGCATGTTGCTGACCGCCACGGCGCTGTTGCGGCAGAACCCGGCTCCGACCCGGGCCGAGGCCGAGGCGGCATTGGGCGGCGTCTTGTGCCGCTGCACCGGCTATGCCGCCATTCTGACCGCCGTCTGCACCGCGCTTGCCCCCGACCCCATGGCGAAGCTGACCGGGGCGGTAGGCGAGGCGATCCCCCGGCTGGACGGGGCGGCCAAGGTGGCGGGCGATCTGTTCGGCGCGGATCTGTGGCAGGCGGGCGGCTTGGTGCTGCGCGCCATTCGCGCACCGCATCCCCATGCCGCGTTCCGCTTTGGCGATCTGGCGGGCTGGGCTGCCGATCACCGGGCGCAGGTGTTTACCGCCGCCGATATTCCGGGCCGCAATGCCTTTGGCGTGATTCCCGCCTTTGCCGATCAGCCCGCGCTTGCCACCAGCCCCACGCGGTTTCAGGGCGAGGCGGTGGCACTGCTGGCGTTCGAGGATCTGGGCCCCACCCCTGATCTCTCCAGCTTCCCGATCCAGTGGCAGCCCTTGCCGCCGCTGCTGGATCTGGCCCTGGCCGAGGCCGCCGATGCGCCGCAGCTTCACCCCGACCGCCCCGGCAACCGGCTGATCGAAGGGCGGGTGATCAAGGGCGATGCGGACGCGGCACTGACAAAGGCGGCCTTCACCGTGTCGGGCCGGATGGACACCGCCTTTGTCGAACATGCCTATATCGAACCCGAAGCCGGATCGGCGTGGATGGAGGGCGAGACGCTGTGCATCCGTGCCTGCACCCAGGCCCCGGTGATGGACCGCGACGAGGTGGCCGCCATTCTGGCCCTGCCGCCCGACCGTGTGCGCATCCTGCCCTCGGCGGTGGGCGGCGGCTTTGGCTCCAAGCTGGATGTCAGCCTGCAACCGCTGCTGGGGCTGGTGGCGCTGAAAACCGGGCGGCCGGTGCGGATGACCTATGGCCGGGCCGAAAGCATGGCTTCCACCACCAAACGCCATCCGGGGCAGATGCGCGCGACGCTGGGCTGCGATGCCGAGGGCACTCTGGTCGGCATGACCTTTGATGGCAGCTTCAACACCGGGGCCTATGCCAGCTGGGGCCCGACCGTGGCAAACCGGGTGCCGGTCCATGCCTCCGGGCCATACCGGATGCCCGCGCTGCACGCCAAGGCGCGGGCGATCCATACCCATGGCCCGGTCTCCGGGGCGTTTCGTGGCTTTGGTGTGCCGCAGGCGACGCTGTTGCAGGAAACCCTGCTGGATCAGCTGGCCGAGGCGGCGGGCAGGGACCGTCTGGCGTTTCGTCTGCACAACGCCCTGCGTGCGGGCAATGCCACCGCCACCGGCCAGCGCCTTGGCGCGCCCGGCATCCATGCCTGCCTGACCGCATTGGTGCCGCATTGGCAGCGCGCCTTGACTGAGGCCACCCCGCACCCGACCCTGAAACGCGGCGTGGGGATTGCCGCCTGCTGGTATGGCTGTGGCAATACCTCGTTGCCCAACCCCTCGACCATCCGGCTGGGGCTGACGCCGCAAGGCGCGCTGGTGCTGCATCAGGGGGCCACGGATATCGGTCAGGGATCGAACACCGTGATCGCGCAGATTGCGGCACAGGCGCTGGGCCTGCCTCTGGCGGCGTTTCAGTTGATCGGGCCGGATACCGCACTGACCCCGGATGCGGGCAAAACCTCGGCCAGCCGCCAGACCTATGTGTCGGGGCGGGCCGCTTTGGCGGCAGGGGCAGCCCTGCGGGCCGAGATCCTGCGCCGCCTGAACATGGGAGACGGCGCGCGGCTGTCGCTGGCGGATAGCGTGCTCACCGCCACCGAAGGCGGGCAAACCGCCAGCTTGGCTCTGGATCCGCTGCCCGCCAATGCCTTCGGTTATGCGCTGATGGCCGAGGAAAGTTATGATCCGCCCACCGCGCCGCTGGATGCGGCGGGTCAGGGCACCCCCTATGCCGTCTACGGTTTTGGCGCGCAGATGGTGGAGCTGGAGGTGGACATCACGCTGGGCACCACCCGCCTGATCCGCATCACCGCCGCGCATGACGTGGGCCGCGCGATCAACCCCACGCTGGCGCGCGGGCAGATCGAAGGCGGCATCGCGCAGGGCATCGGGCTGGCGCTGATGGAGGAATATCTGCCCGGCCGCACCGACAATCTGCACGATTATCTGATCCCCACCACCGGCGATGTGCCGCCGATCACCAGCCTGCTGATCGAGGTGCCGGATCCCGAAGGCCCGTTCGGCGCGAAAGGTCTGGGCGAACACACGCTGATCCCCACCGCCCCCGCCATCCTGAACGCCATCCGTCACGCCACCGGCGTTGTGCTGACGCAGGTGCCCGCCCTGCCGCACCGCCTGCGGGCCGCCTTGCGCGAGGCCGGGCCATGA
- a CDS encoding FAD binding domain-containing protein: MNSYARPSTLPEAVALLAQGGWRLMAGGTDLYPATTAQVLGDPMIDIADLADLHGISASEQGLRIGAATRWTQLATATLPPALAALQQAARQVGGWQIQNAGTLGGNLCHASPAADGVPPLLVLDAELELVSARGARRLPLDAFLRGPRQTARQPDEVLCAIHIPASALAGRAAFHKLGARAYLVISIAMVAVRLTMAGGRITQAALAVGACSATARRLPVLEAALIGLTPAQAVPVLTPTVLAPHLSPLDDIRASADYRLEAAAELLRRAVTEAA, from the coding sequence ATGAACAGTTACGCGCGCCCCAGCACCTTACCCGAAGCCGTCGCGCTATTGGCGCAGGGCGGCTGGCGGCTGATGGCGGGGGGCACGGATCTGTATCCCGCCACCACGGCGCAGGTTTTGGGCGACCCGATGATCGACATTGCCGATCTGGCCGATCTGCACGGCATCAGCGCCTCGGAACAGGGCCTGCGCATCGGGGCCGCCACCCGCTGGACCCAGCTTGCCACCGCCACGCTGCCCCCGGCGCTGGCCGCGTTGCAACAGGCGGCGCGTCAGGTCGGCGGCTGGCAGATCCAGAATGCGGGCACGCTTGGCGGCAATCTCTGCCATGCCTCGCCTGCCGCAGATGGCGTGCCACCGCTGCTGGTTCTGGATGCAGAGCTGGAGCTGGTCTCGGCCCGTGGTGCGCGCCGTCTGCCGCTGGACGCCTTTCTGCGCGGCCCGCGTCAGACCGCGCGGCAGCCGGATGAGGTGCTGTGCGCGATCCATATTCCGGCCAGTGCGCTTGCCGGGCGCGCGGCCTTTCACAAGCTGGGCGCGCGCGCCTATCTGGTGATTTCCATCGCCATGGTGGCGGTGCGTCTGACCATGGCCGGGGGGCGGATCACGCAGGCCGCGCTTGCCGTCGGGGCCTGTTCCGCCACCGCGCGCCGCCTGCCGGTGCTGGAGGCGGCACTGATCGGCCTGACCCCGGCGCAGGCCGTCCCAGTCCTGACCCCGACGGTCTTGGCCCCGCATCTGTCGCCGCTGGATGACATCCGCGCATCGGCGGATTACCGGCTGGAAGCCGCCGCCGAATTGCTGCGCCGCGCCGTGACGGAGGCCGCATGA
- a CDS encoding MarR family winged helix-turn-helix transcriptional regulator — translation MQTLCGGFAPSVNYLAQALGRSYRERMEQPAETYVLDDQVGYVLRRVTQRHLSIFSEHIPDVTAIQFAVMARLAAMGPLSQNQLGRAASMDAATVKGVVERLEALGHVQRSADPADKRRLTVALTVAGTALVTRLFPVGLRVSAATLAPLDPDEQTELMRLLAKLV, via the coding sequence ATGCAAACACTCTGCGGCGGTTTCGCCCCCTCTGTCAATTATCTTGCACAAGCCTTGGGGCGCAGCTATCGGGAAAGGATGGAACAGCCCGCAGAAACCTATGTTCTGGACGATCAGGTCGGTTATGTGCTGCGCCGGGTGACGCAGCGGCATCTTTCGATCTTTTCGGAACATATTCCAGACGTTACCGCAATTCAGTTCGCCGTCATGGCGCGGCTTGCCGCAATGGGGCCGCTCAGCCAGAACCAGTTGGGCCGGGCGGCGTCGATGGATGCGGCGACGGTGAAGGGCGTGGTGGAACGGCTGGAGGCGCTGGGCCATGTGCAGCGCAGCGCCGATCCCGCCGACAAACGCCGCCTGACCGTGGCGCTCACCGTGGCGGGCACGGCGCTGGTGACTCGGCTGTTTCCGGTGGGGCTGCGGGTCAGTGCGGCGACGCTGGCGCCGCTGGACCCGGATGAGCAGACCGAGCTGATGCGGCTTCTGGCCAAACTGGTCTGA
- a CDS encoding Lrp/AsnC family transcriptional regulator has translation MDSFDRKILALVQRDCQLKAEAIAEEVGLSTSAVQRRLRQLRTDKVITAEIAVVDRQSVGQSMTFITGLEIERENYDALARLRQWAARQDNIQQLYYVTGSVDLIAVITARDVAEYDDIAAQIMRENSQIKRMSTNVVLKEVKVGLYVPVAEDGAA, from the coding sequence GTGGACAGTTTTGATCGCAAGATTCTGGCGCTGGTGCAGCGCGATTGCCAGCTGAAGGCGGAAGCCATCGCCGAAGAGGTCGGCCTGTCCACCTCGGCGGTGCAGCGGCGATTGCGGCAATTACGCACCGACAAGGTGATCACCGCAGAAATCGCCGTGGTCGACCGGCAGTCGGTGGGGCAGAGCATGACCTTCATCACAGGGCTGGAGATCGAGCGCGAAAACTATGATGCGCTGGCCCGCCTGCGCCAATGGGCGGCGCGGCAGGACAATATCCAGCAGCTCTATTACGTCACCGGCTCGGTTGATCTGATTGCGGTGATCACGGCGCGTGATGTGGCCGAATATGATGACATCGCGGCGCAGATCATGCGCGAGAACTCGCAGATCAAGCGCATGAGCACCAATGTCGTGCTGAAAGAGGTGAAGGTCGGCCTCTATGTTCCGGTGGCCGAGGATGGCGCGGCCTGA
- a CDS encoding ABC transporter ATP-binding protein, giving the protein MTEQATTALQIEDVHKSYGSHEVLKGISLTARKGDVISIIGSSGSGKSTFLRCINFLEMPDRGRFVINGETVALKAGRDGRSHPADMRQIERIRSGLGMVFQNFNLWPHMTVLENVIEAPVHVMKRTRAEAVEQAEALLAKVGLYDKRHVYPAFMSGGQQQRASIARALCVDPSVMLFDEPTSALDPELVGEVLKVIRDLADEGRTMLLVTHEMRFARDVSSHVMFLHQGRVEEEGAPEQIFSAPQTARVREFTGTLAA; this is encoded by the coding sequence ATGACCGAACAGGCCACGACAGCACTACAGATCGAGGATGTTCACAAGAGCTATGGCTCGCATGAGGTGCTGAAAGGCATTTCCCTGACCGCAAGGAAGGGCGATGTCATTTCGATCATCGGCTCGTCCGGGTCGGGAAAAAGCACCTTTCTGCGCTGCATCAACTTTCTGGAGATGCCCGACCGCGGGCGTTTCGTCATCAATGGCGAAACCGTGGCGTTGAAGGCCGGGCGCGACGGGCGCAGCCATCCGGCTGACATGCGCCAGATCGAACGGATCCGCAGCGGTCTGGGCATGGTGTTCCAGAACTTCAACCTCTGGCCGCATATGACCGTGCTGGAAAACGTGATCGAAGCGCCGGTGCATGTGATGAAGCGCACGCGCGCCGAAGCGGTGGAGCAGGCCGAGGCGCTGCTGGCCAAGGTGGGGCTTTATGACAAGCGCCACGTTTATCCGGCGTTCATGTCAGGCGGTCAGCAGCAGCGCGCCTCCATCGCGCGGGCGCTGTGCGTCGATCCTTCGGTGATGCTGTTCGACGAGCCGACCTCGGCGCTGGACCCCGAACTGGTGGGCGAGGTGCTGAAAGTGATCCGCGATCTGGCCGACGAAGGCCGGACGATGCTTCTGGTCACACATGAGATGCGCTTTGCGCGCGATGTGTCCAGCCATGTGATGTTCCTTCACCAGGGCCGGGTGGAGGAGGAAGGCGCGCCGGAGCAGATCTTCAGCGCGCCGCAAACTGCACGGGTGCGCGAGTTCACCGGCACTCTGGCCGCATAA
- a CDS encoding transporter substrate-binding domain-containing protein: protein MIRISLALAGALFACAGAAQSEIRFGVMNEAYPPFFTKDASGTWVGWEIELMDAVCAELKEECSIVDMSWDGLIPGLASKKFDVIWSSMSITPERRETIDFTDRYYNTPSKLIGYADGVLGAGPQDVAGKTIGIQVSTIQSTYYAKYFKDVASEKTYSTLDEAFQDLAAGRIDYVFGDSIPLMEFLKTDFGKGCCEDKGNVVHDAEILGEGIGGGLRKEDAALRDRLNTAIAALRANGTYAEISGKYFTFDPYGK from the coding sequence ATGATCAGAATTTCTCTCGCCCTTGCGGGCGCTCTTTTTGCCTGCGCGGGGGCTGCCCAGTCCGAAATCCGCTTTGGTGTGATGAACGAAGCCTATCCGCCGTTTTTCACCAAGGATGCCAGCGGCACCTGGGTCGGCTGGGAAATCGAGCTGATGGACGCGGTCTGCGCCGAGCTGAAGGAAGAGTGCAGCATCGTCGATATGTCTTGGGACGGGCTGATCCCCGGGCTGGCCTCGAAGAAATTCGATGTGATCTGGTCGTCCATGTCGATCACGCCGGAGCGGCGCGAAACCATCGACTTCACAGACCGCTATTACAACACGCCCAGCAAGCTGATCGGTTACGCTGACGGCGTGCTGGGGGCGGGGCCGCAAGACGTGGCGGGCAAGACCATCGGCATTCAGGTCTCGACCATCCAGTCCACCTATTATGCCAAGTATTTCAAGGATGTTGCCTCGGAAAAGACCTATAGCACGCTGGACGAGGCGTTTCAGGATCTGGCGGCAGGCCGCATTGACTATGTGTTCGGCGATTCCATCCCGCTGATGGAGTTCCTCAAGACCGATTTCGGCAAAGGTTGCTGCGAGGACAAAGGCAATGTCGTGCATGACGCCGAAATTCTCGGCGAGGGCATCGGTGGCGGCCTGCGCAAGGAAGATGCAGCCCTGCGGGATCGGCTGAACACGGCCATTGCCGCCCTGCGCGCAAATGGCACCTATGCCGAGATTTCGGGCAAGTACTTCACCTTTGATCCCTATGGCAAATGA
- a CDS encoding ABC transporter permease, with protein MSDLIDKLALLAITPPGWGGVLLDGALATLAISGGAYAVGLVIGLAGALGKLSGIRPLVAGLNLYTTAVRAIPELILIVGLYYAGTDGLNRGLALIGLPPVEINGFMAAVLVLGIVQGAYMTEVLRGAIVAIPLGQVEAAKAVGMAPLLRFRRVVFPALMPNALPGLANLWMSVTKDSALIAVVGYQELALATRIAAGNTKQYFLFFLAAALLYLVITLGSNVVFRFADRHFRRGLPLSA; from the coding sequence ATGTCGGATCTGATCGACAAACTCGCGCTTCTGGCAATCACGCCCCCCGGCTGGGGGGGCGTCTTGCTCGATGGGGCGCTGGCGACCCTTGCCATTTCGGGCGGGGCCTATGCGGTGGGGCTGGTGATCGGTCTGGCCGGGGCGCTTGGCAAACTGTCGGGCATCCGGCCGCTGGTTGCGGGGCTGAACCTCTATACCACCGCCGTGCGGGCCATTCCTGAACTCATCCTGATCGTCGGCCTCTATTACGCGGGCACCGATGGCCTGAACCGGGGTCTGGCGCTGATCGGCCTGCCGCCGGTCGAGATCAATGGTTTCATGGCCGCCGTGCTGGTGCTGGGCATCGTGCAGGGCGCCTATATGACCGAGGTTCTGCGCGGTGCGATCGTGGCGATCCCGTTGGGGCAGGTCGAGGCGGCCAAGGCCGTGGGCATGGCGCCGTTGCTGCGCTTTCGCCGGGTGGTGTTTCCCGCGCTGATGCCGAATGCGCTGCCGGGGCTGGCCAATCTGTGGATGTCCGTCACCAAGGACAGCGCGCTGATTGCCGTGGTCGGCTATCAGGAACTGGCGCTGGCCACCCGTATCGCGGCGGGAAATACCAAACAGTATTTCCTGTTCTTTCTGGCGGCGGCGCTGCTGTATCTCGTCATCACGCTCGGCTCCAATGTCGTGTTCCGCTTTGCGGATCGGCATTTCCGCCGTGGCTTGCCGCTAAGCGCATGA
- a CDS encoding ABC transporter permease yields MNFSWLSDYLPLLVWGAGQTIALLVISVALGFPLAIGVALMRLSRFRGLRGLANGYCTFLRGTPLLVQLWLFYYGIGSLLPMVPGLRGSFLWPVLSEGFFFAAVAFTLNYAAYEAEVLRGAPLAVPKGEIEAARAFGMPPGKVLRRVWLPRAIRTALPTIAGGVVLQLKATPLAFSVTVMDLYAVAYKIRQDTLLVYEPLIVVTVFFVLVAVLIAQVFRRIEAQIPIRR; encoded by the coding sequence ATGAATTTTTCCTGGTTGTCCGACTATCTGCCGCTGCTGGTCTGGGGGGCGGGGCAAACCATCGCCCTGCTGGTGATTTCTGTCGCGCTGGGCTTTCCGCTCGCCATTGGCGTGGCCCTGATGCGCCTCAGCCGGTTCCGGGGTCTGCGCGGTCTTGCCAATGGCTATTGCACCTTCCTGCGCGGCACGCCGCTTCTGGTGCAGCTTTGGCTGTTTTACTACGGCATCGGGTCGCTGTTGCCGATGGTGCCGGGGCTGCGCGGCAGCTTTCTGTGGCCGGTGCTGAGCGAAGGGTTCTTTTTCGCCGCCGTCGCCTTCACACTGAACTATGCCGCCTACGAGGCGGAGGTGCTGCGCGGGGCGCCACTGGCGGTGCCCAAGGGCGAGATCGAGGCGGCGCGCGCCTTTGGCATGCCGCCGGGCAAGGTGCTGCGCCGGGTCTGGTTGCCCCGCGCCATCCGCACCGCGCTGCCCACGATTGCAGGCGGTGTGGTGTTGCAGCTGAAAGCAACGCCGCTGGCCTTCAGCGTGACGGTAATGGATCTTTATGCCGTTGCCTACAAGATCCGGCAGGATACGCTTCTGGTCTATGAACCGCTGATCGTGGTCACGGTGTTTTTCGTGCTGGTCGCGGTGTTGATTGCCCAAGTGTTCCGCCGGATCGAAGCCCAGATCCCGATCCGGCGCTGA
- a CDS encoding trans-sulfuration enzyme family protein: protein MTKTMGVSTLTAQPALRPETLALDAGLIIDPATGAIQPNIAMSVNNVLVPGEGAFSADGVEDLTALPYLYARWTNPTVRALETRMAALEQTEDALATATGVAALAAIFLTFLKAGDHLVVSDVCYAGANELSRRILPDFGIEVTAVNLSCPEALRAALRPNTRLVHCETPCNPLLRLTDLRQIAGIAHAHGALMSVDSTLATPVSTRPHAFGADLVMHSLTKFINGHGDALGGIVTGRKALVAQMRARAGVYLGASISAMNAWLILRGIDTLFPRLRQINATAQTLAAFLETHPAVSRVIYPGLPSHPQYALAQAQMDHPGGMIAFQTADVQGMARQLAARLKVAHYAFSLGHQRSIVVLLDTAEMMASTYGLQDAPLEDYRRYAGDGIFRLSVGLEAAEDLMADLDQALRG, encoded by the coding sequence ATGACAAAGACCATGGGCGTATCGACCCTGACGGCGCAGCCTGCCTTGCGTCCCGAAACCCTCGCACTGGATGCGGGCCTGATCATTGATCCGGCCACCGGGGCCATCCAGCCCAATATCGCCATGTCGGTCAACAATGTGCTGGTGCCGGGCGAAGGGGCCTTTTCGGCGGATGGGGTAGAGGATCTGACGGCGCTGCCCTATCTTTATGCCCGCTGGACCAACCCGACCGTGCGCGCGCTGGAAACCCGGATGGCGGCGCTGGAACAGACCGAAGACGCGCTGGCCACCGCAACCGGGGTGGCGGCGCTTGCGGCGATCTTTCTGACTTTCCTCAAGGCGGGCGATCATCTGGTAGTCAGCGATGTCTGCTATGCCGGCGCGAATGAACTGTCGCGCCGCATCCTGCCCGATTTCGGGATCGAGGTGACGGCGGTCAATCTGTCCTGCCCGGAGGCATTGCGGGCGGCGCTGCGGCCCAATACCCGGCTGGTGCATTGCGAAACCCCCTGCAATCCGCTGCTGCGCCTGACCGATCTGCGCCAGATTGCCGGGATTGCCCATGCGCATGGGGCGCTGATGTCTGTGGACAGCACGCTGGCCACGCCCGTCTCGACGCGGCCACATGCGTTTGGGGCGGATCTGGTGATGCACTCGCTGACCAAGTTCATCAATGGCCATGGCGATGCGCTGGGCGGGATCGTGACGGGGCGCAAGGCGCTGGTGGCGCAGATGCGGGCGCGGGCCGGGGTCTATCTCGGGGCGTCGATCTCGGCGATGAATGCCTGGCTGATCCTGCGCGGCATCGACACGCTGTTCCCGCGCCTGCGCCAGATCAACGCAACGGCGCAGACCCTTGCCGCGTTTCTGGAAACGCACCCCGCCGTGTCGCGGGTGATCTATCCCGGTCTGCCGTCGCACCCGCAATATGCGCTTGCACAGGCGCAGATGGATCATCCGGGCGGCATGATCGCGTTTCAGACGGCGGATGTGCAGGGCATGGCTCGGCAATTGGCCGCGCGTCTGAAGGTGGCGCATTACGCCTTTTCGCTGGGTCATCAGCGCAGCATCGTTGTGCTGCTGGACACGGCCGAGATGATGGCAAGCACCTATGGCCTGCAAGATGCGCCGCTGGAGGATTACCGGCGTTACGCCGGGGACGGCATCTTCCGGCTGTCGGTCGGGTTGGAGGCTGCCGAGGATCTGATGGCCGATCTTGATCAGGCCCTGCGCGGCTGA
- a CDS encoding Lrp/AsnC family transcriptional regulator, which yields MKQLPDALDLRLLDELSRNARIPHAELAERVSLSRNAVRQRIDRLERDGFIAGYTIRQGDGLPVSAPIVALMFVYRQDRMRGGEVLAALKRLPEVVNCDVMSGEFDIVLRVEATAADRIRAIWQEISAMPGVRDTLTSFALTSLRKR from the coding sequence ATGAAACAGCTACCCGACGCGCTGGATCTGCGCTTGCTGGACGAGCTGAGCCGGAATGCGCGCATCCCCCATGCCGAACTGGCCGAGCGGGTCAGCCTGTCGCGCAATGCGGTCCGTCAGCGGATCGACCGGCTGGAGCGGGATGGCTTCATTGCGGGCTACACCATCCGGCAGGGCGATGGCCTGCCGGTATCGGCCCCGATCGTGGCACTGATGTTTGTCTATCGTCAGGACAGGATGCGCGGCGGCGAGGTTCTGGCCGCGCTGAAACGCCTGCCCGAAGTGGTGAATTGCGATGTGATGAGCGGCGAGTTCGACATCGTGCTGCGGGTGGAGGCGACGGCGGCAGACCGCATCCGCGCCATCTGGCAGGAAATATCGGCCATGCCGGGGGTGCGCGATACGCTAACATCCTTTGCCCTGACCAGCCTGCGCAAACGCTGA
- a CDS encoding homoserine dehydrogenase, whose translation MTIYTVSLIGFGGVNRALAELIAERNETWQRELGFGLNIVGVSDLHLGSVISPNGIDARMLTATRFEKGGFANLSGGSAEPRSLHVVRSAPADIVVEATYTDPATGEPAISHCRAAFEAGRSVVTTNKGPVALAAAELKAMAAACGVGFEYEGAVMSGTPVIRLAQSALAGAEITGFAGILNGTSNFVLGRMQTGLGFAEAVAEAQAAGYAEADPTADVEGFDVRLKVVILANEVLGATLTPDQVDCAGISALTPAALAEAEAAGTRWKLIGSAARDASGRITAAVRAERLPLAHPLASVSGAVNAITFQTGLLGDVTVTGPGAGRIETAFALLSDIVALHRKATPLALREAAE comes from the coding sequence ATGACCATCTACACCGTTTCACTCATCGGCTTTGGCGGCGTGAACCGCGCCTTGGCAGAACTGATCGCCGAGCGCAACGAAACATGGCAGCGCGAGCTGGGGTTCGGGCTGAACATCGTCGGCGTCAGCGACCTGCATCTCGGCTCGGTCATTTCGCCCAATGGCATCGACGCCCGGATGCTGACCGCAACCCGCTTTGAAAAGGGCGGCTTTGCCAATCTGTCGGGCGGCAGCGCCGAGCCGCGCAGCCTGCATGTGGTGCGCAGCGCCCCGGCGGATATCGTGGTTGAGGCGACCTATACCGATCCGGCCACCGGCGAGCCTGCCATCTCGCATTGCCGCGCCGCCTTCGAGGCGGGGCGCAGCGTGGTCACGACCAACAAGGGCCCGGTCGCGCTGGCAGCGGCAGAGCTGAAGGCGATGGCGGCGGCCTGCGGGGTGGGCTTTGAATATGAAGGCGCCGTGATGAGCGGCACCCCGGTCATCCGTCTGGCGCAGAGCGCGCTGGCCGGGGCCGAGATCACCGGCTTTGCCGGGATCCTGAACGGCACGTCGAATTTCGTGCTGGGCCGGATGCAGACCGGGCTTGGCTTTGCCGAGGCGGTGGCCGAAGCGCAGGCGGCGGGCTATGCCGAAGCCGATCCGACAGCCGATGTCGAAGGGTTCGACGTGCGGCTGAAGGTGGTGATCCTGGCGAATGAGGTGCTGGGGGCCACCCTCACCCCGGATCAGGTGGATTGTGCGGGCATTTCCGCCCTGACCCCGGCGGCTCTGGCCGAGGCCGAGGCGGCAGGCACGCGCTGGAAGCTGATCGGGTCGGCGGCGCGCGATGCTTCGGGCCGGATCACGGCGGCGGTGCGCGCGGAACGGCTGCCGCTGGCGCATCCGCTGGCCTCGGTCAGCGGGGCGGTCAATGCCATCACCTTCCAGACCGGGCTTCTGGGGGATGTGACCGTCACCGGCCCCGGTGCCGGGCGGATCGAGACGGCCTTTGCGCTGCTGTCCGACATCGTGGCGCTGCACCGCAAGGCCACGCCCCTCGCACTGCGCGAGGCCGCAGAATGA